Within the Taeniopygia guttata chromosome 1, bTaeGut7.mat, whole genome shotgun sequence genome, the region CACACAGAGCATGTTCAGCTAACTCACAGTTGCTGGAAAACCAGCAATTATGctgattgatttttttgtttcaaagagTTTGCTTTTAGttctctgtttttgttttttaagctTCTCCCAACCCTGAGAAATGTTCACTTTTTTGAAAATGATTGTTGTTGGAGTTTACGGTACTTTTGTTCCATATTAAAGAAAGTTCTTCCTCTGCTTATTCCAGGGGCATTGGTGGTTACAGGACATCTGTCTGAAGCCTCTATTTCACTGTAGTAGATTTCAAGAAGAACTTTTACAAGAAAGttactttttaatgttttacatTGTTATGTAATGTAATATGTATGTGTATGTCTGTGTATAATTATGTTTTCTATAATTATACGCTATTAAAGTAGAGCTTCttatcaggatttttttctttctgtttgctttagTTTGTTTGTATTTCTTAAGATTACAAACCACTGTACCAGCAATCCTTATGTTAGTGTTTTTATGGACCTGACACATTTTTTCCAACCTGTCCCATGTCAACTTTAGAGAGCATGAATGAGTGTACAGTTGTGCTAAAAGCCAGCACAGATGGGCACTGGCCTTCTGGTCAGCCTCCTTTTAACGTTTTTTTGACTACACAGCATAAAATCAAACTGAAAGACACTTCCCTTTGCTAATGCCATGgaaacataaagaaaacaatGAATTCTCACCTATTCTGTATGGTCATAAACAAGTGTACTCAGAAACTTGTGCTTCTAAATCTAAACTGAGGACCTTGATTGCATGACTTGAGCAGACTCCCACCGTGTGCTGTGCACATGGGAAAATCAGGCCACTTCTTGATCTCTGCAAGTAAATGGCAGCTCCCCGTTAATGTCACTCTTAGTCATGTTTCATTGTCACAGAGAATGCTCTCTAAACTTGCATGGTGACTTAGCCCCATTTTAGCTGTCTCCTTCCTTTTTGAAATGTTAGCTCCCTTGGCATATTGGTCTCCTAAGAAGCACCCAACTACTGCAATATGGCATCATAACCTTGAAATGTTTTCTTACACTTATTTGCTTATAAAATAAGTCAGGCTACAGGTGAACAGTTAATGCTTTGAAGATAAGTTACTGTCATTGTCCCTATGACAGATGGATAAATAGCTGTAAGAAAGATGCCCTGCTACCAAGGGCTCTCTATTTGCCTtcctgattttctttcctttatctgttctttttcttttcatgccTTCTGTTATTTTTGGCAGACCAGGCTGCTGAGGGGGAGCTGGAATTAGACATAAAACTGTGATATACTGTGATATAATTTACATAAGAGCTACATAAGGGCTCCCTTATGTTTATTCACAGGCTTAATCCAAGCTCACATACCTCCACTGTGTTCCAGCCATGAAAATTTGTTTACTATTTCTAAAGGCTAATGAGACCTATTTATGGGTTGCAGGAGTTGGTTTTGACAGAGAGGCTAGTATACGCTGCTCTCTTGTTCATTCACAATCTGTACTACAGCGGAGACGAAAgttgaggaggaggaaaaccatcTCTGGCATCCCCAGAagagtgcaacaagaaataggTGTAGTATAAATACAACTCTTCCATAGATAGCTTTCTAACCAACTTAAATTGCAGAGATATGAGCTGGTAGTTAGatttccaaagaaataaaaccttgAAGGTGTAAATGCTTGTAGAGTTAGAAATGAcatgttttgttcttttgatTTACTACAGTAAGAAAAGCTATATTACTCCATATGGCCTTGAAGGACTGGGGGCCTTACTGAGTAATATAGATGTACGTGTTCAGCTCTTATTGTGTAAATGTTAatcagttctttttttctttttcattttatttctgttatgAACCCATAGTTATGTGCATAAAAAGTAACTAGATTAAGTGAAAGTTTTTTCTTGTGTCAGGGGAGCTTAAGGTAAAGAACTGACAGATGTTACTCCACAAAGTGATGATGAGTTGTCAAAACGGCTGGATAACTTAGATGAGGTGTTGAATATCCACCACAGATACAGCTGCTGGTACTCTACTAGAGTTTTGCTAAACCTTCCTTTTATTTATCACACTCCTCAATTCCTTCCTATTCTTCCTTATTATCAAGAATATTTGCCTTAAATCTACCAAATTACCTCACTTTTTGTCAGGGTAGGTTAGGAGCAACTCTGTTGGGGGCAAATTCAGTGTGAAATTCTTATTAACTCAAAATGAAACTAACAgaatatttcttaatatttatttGCACCTGAAGATGGCTCTGGTGTTTCAGTCGGTTGCCATGAAACTTGATTGGAAGCAGAAGAAATGTGTTTATCATAGGGAATAAGCAATTGGAGAACCTATGAAAGAAAGATCCTTTTGTCTTGCAAATATTCTTGATAGTAAAGAAGCAGATAATGGAAATTCTGAACAGACAGGTAGGAggaacagaattatttttagacACTTATGGAGTGTTTTGTCCAGCAGCCACTCCAGAAAACTTTAAGTAGCTGAAATAGAGtaataaaaactgaaaacttAGTATTTGTCTTAATATTTAGCACAGCAAGCCCAGCTCCACATTGAGAACACATTGCAGAAGTCATGTTGTAAGACTAGAATTTCCCTACATTACCGGTGGGAGGTCAGCCTTATACATTTTTTATACGAAACTTAAATTTAGTCCAATGctcagaaagattaaaaaataaagaatacaGCAGATAATATCTTCTTGGGTTGCTCCGCGGGCTGTCTCATGCTGGGAAATGTGGAGCTCTGTCCCACTCACCCAGCTTTCCATGTGTCCTAGATTCAGACGAGTCGCCAGTGGCGAGAGAGCGCAACGTGATTGTGCACACAAACCCAGAATTCCCTGGCTCCAGCAACAGGAGGTTGGGGACCCGGGACTCGGAGTGCCAAACGGAAGAAATCCTGATAGCTGCTCCCTCCCGGCGACGGATCCGTGCCCAGCGGGGGCAGAGCGTTGTTGCCTCCCTCTCCCACTCCACTGGCAACATCCTGGTGCTGGCGGACAATGGGGATGCGGTCTTTGCTGCTACTGTGAGCAACCGCATCCGCTCGCGGAGCCTTCCCCGAGAGGGCGCCCGGGCCAGCGAGGGCCATCAGGATGCCACCACCAAGAATGCAGGGTATGAAGCAGAGCACTTCCTAGTTGGTCAGGAGAGGATCCCAAAAAAGGGGAAGGAGCTCAAGCAGGGCTCACAGGAGTGCCAGCCCATTGGTTTAACGTGTCCTCAGCACCTGCATAGCCCCGAACACAGCATCAGTGAGAGGGGGAGATCGCGGTTGTCAAGGACGGTCGATTCAGGCAGCTGTGAAATTTCATCCAATTCAGACACCTTTGGGAGCCCAATTCACTCCATCTCCACAGCAGGAgtcctgctcagcagccacaTGGACCAGAAAGATGACCACCAGTCCTCCAGTGGCAACTGGAGTGGGAGCAGCTCCACGTGTCCCTCTCAGACATCTGAAatcattcctcctgctgcctctcctccaCTAACAGGCTCTTCACACTGTGACTCCGAGCTGTCTCTCAATACTGCTCCCAATGCCAATGAAGACTCCAATGTCTTCACAGAGCAGTTTGGTGACCACACAGACAAAGTCAGGGGCCACAGGGCAAGCTCCTTCACATCCACTGTGGCAGATTTACTGGATGACCCCAACAACAGCAACACAAGTGACAGTGAGTGGAACTACCTGCACCATCACCATGACGCCTCCTGTCGCCAGGATTTCAGCCCTGAGCGCCCAAAGGCAGACAGCCTGGGATGTCCCAGCTTTACCAGCATGGCCACCTATGACAGCTTCCTTGAAAAGACCCCCTCTGACAAGGCAGACACTAGTTCACACTTTTCTGTGGATACTGAAGGATACTATACCTCCATGCACTTTGACTGTGGTCTGAAGGGTAATAAAAGCTATATTTGCAACTatgcagccccaggctctgaGAGTGGCCAGACCGGGAGCATGACTTCCAGCCTAGCTGACTGTGCCTGGCAGGACTGCGTGAGCCACAGGAGGCAGGCACGGCAGTGCATCTCACTGAAGAAACCAAAGGCAAAGCCAGCCCCACCAAAACGCAGCTCATCTTTGAGGAAATCAGAGGGCAGCACCGACCTTCCTGACAAGAAAGAACCAAAGATCGGTGGTGGGCAGCATGTCTCTCACACTGCCAGGGAGATGAAGCTGCCCCTTGAATTTTCAAACACACCTTCCCGAGTGGAAGGCCCCAACCTGCCAGCCAAGCAGGAGCTTCCCTGGCCAAACCAGGATGATGGCGGGTTAAAGGACGCTCCATTTAACACCGCCAGTATCCCCTCCTTTAAAGATGAAGGTGCTGAACAACCTCACTATGCAGACCTCTGGCTTCTGAACGACTTGAAATCTAGTGATCCTTACAGGTCCTTGTCCAATTCAAGCACTGCTACGGGTACTACAGTCATAGAATGCATCAAGTCACCAGAGAGCTCTGAATCCCAGACGTCTCAGTCTGGATCACGAGCTACAACCCCATCCCTCCCCTCTGTTGATAATGAGTTTAAGCTGGCATCCCCAGAGAAGTTGGCAGGGTTAGCCTCACCCTCTAGTGGGTACTCCAGCCAGTCAGAGACGCCCACCTCTTCTTTTCCGACAGCTTTCTTTTCAGGACCATTGTCTCCAGGGGGGAGCAAAAGGAAGCCGAAAGTTCCAGAGAGGAAATCATCGCTGCAGCAGCCACTCTCAAAAGATGGCACCGCCTCAGTGAGCAAAGACTTCGAACTTCCGATTATACCTCCTACACACCTTGACCTAAGTGCTCTTCACAATGTCTTGAGCAAGCCCTTCGCTCACAGGCACCAGCTGCATACCTTTAGCCACAGCAAACAGAGCGCGGTTGGGGaagccctgcagcccagccctccaTCTGCCCTCGCCATCACACCCTCCGTTCTCAAGTCTGTCCACCTCCGGGCAGTCAACAAGCCTGAAGGAGTGAAACATAAGGGCAGTACCCCAGACCTGCTCTGCATACAGGAGACCACCCTGATGGCAACCGAGGTCTCTCCGGGCAAAATGAGGCCGCTCTTATCTAAGAAACCAGTATCACGCCAGTACTCTACAGATGAGGCCATAATGCTGTACATTGACACTTCCCCAGCAGAAGCAGGCCCTGGAAAGCCACTCTTAGAGAAAAGCTCCTCTTTCAGTGGGCAGAATAGCTGTGAGCGAGAAGTTGTAACTTCAGCAAGCACGGGTCTAGTTGAGATCAAACCTGGGAAGGAACAAACACACCTGGCCGCTGAACACTTAGCAGATAGCTCTCTGAATCAGACATGTGCCATCCCCAGTGACGGCTTTCAGAAGGGCTCAGCTGTCCCCACAAGTGATGATGAAACAAAGAAACCTGTCCAGGGAGCAGAAATAGTGCATGATCTTCAGCAAGTGCAGGCTCAGCAAGAGCTCTCCGTAGGTAGCGAGGGGAAGGTGGAAGCTGCGCCTGTGGATGAAAGCCCAGCTCAGGCTGAGGGACCGGCCACCACCTATCAGTTAAAACACGAACCCGATGTAAGCCACCATGTGCCTGGGAATATCAGCTTTGAAGCAGAGATGGCAACAGTGGATTCACTCAGTGAAGAGGGTTGCAAGCAGGAAAACGATATCACATCAGGTATCCCAACCAAAAGTGCCTCTGATGACAGCAGGGCAGATGAGACAGTGGGCGGTGCGGACGAACCTTCGTTAAAAGGTCAGTTGGGAATTCTTTCTGTGCCATACCCAATCAGGTGGTTTTGGATGGGATGGTAGTGGAGTCAAAGCAGAGTGGCACATCAGCTTCTCTCTGTGGGTTTAAGCACAGATCCCCCAAAGTCTGTTATCTGGCCAGCTAGCCAGCCCACAGCTATTTACACTTTTCCAAAGTATTCAGACTGTGTTTGTGATATTTATTTCCTCCCTTGTGCTGCATTTCAGctgaaaagataaaaaggaGGAGCCCTGGCCCTGAGTACAGGAGAGTTTGATTATCACGGCTATTCTGTAAATGGGAGATCCTGTGTTCAGTGATCCTTTTATGGACTCCATAAAAGGATTTTTAGATTAAAGGGTAAAGGCTGTATGTTGGCATCGCCCACGCAGttgtgagcagagctggtgccTCCAACTGGCAGTGCTGTTGCAAAGCCTAGTGGAGTCTGACTCATAACATGGCTTCTCTCCTTTTTAAGAGTCTTCTCCAAGCGATGAGTCCATCATGTCTCCACTGAGTGAGGAGTCACAGGCTGACACTGAGGATGTCTTTGTGTCTCCCAACAAACCCCGCACTACTGAGGATCTGTTTGCAGTCATTCACAGGTGACCTCACCTTGTGGCAATGGGAAATGGTAACATGCATCCCTACACAGTTGTCCACTAACAATTGCTGCAGGATGGTTATTCTGTATTTAAGTTTTGTTCTCAAACTACGTTATTCAGTTAACTCAGTTCTGTTTTCTAAAAGGCAGCTTTGAAACATGTTTTATTATGGCCTGGAGTGCAGTCTGAGTATCTTCATGGCATATGTGGGATACTTTACAGTATCTTTACAGTATCTTTACATATCTTTACAGTATATGTGGGATAAAAACACCAGGCTGTTCTCTCTAACCAAGATATATGTCTTCAAAGAAAACACACTGCAGTGGTTCCTGTCTTCTGCCTACCAGTCCACCAGCTCTATTCTGGTGAATGAGTTGTTGCAGGGAGAAGAATATGAGAAGGAATCTCTTCAATTGCAGAGTATTTTGTAGTCTGATAAAAGTTGGGATCACAACTGAAATTGAAGTATTCTGACACTGAATAGATTATGCTATGTATTATTATTACCTAAGTTTCTGTATGCATTGTTGTCTTTACAAAGAGCTGGTTGTGCATTCACTGTCCTGGAAGAGCTGGGTAATGTTGAGAGGGACTCTGCAGCTCAGAGCCATGAGACACTGATAGCCTCCAATATTTTACAGAAGGACTGAGAGAACTCTGGCTAATATGAAAGCATCTGTAAAACTCCAGAAGAGTGCTAAGCATTATACTACAAAAATAACATATGagttttcctttgtgttttcaCAGATCAAAAAGGAAAGTTCTTGGGAGAAAGGATTCTGGAGACCTTTCTGTAAGAAACAGATTGAGAGCTTCATCTGGGACCAGCAGCCAGcctcccaccagcagcacacTGCCTACCAGCAACATGCCACCAGCCAGCAACGTGGGCACTCCCATTAGCAGTCAGAGGTCCCCTGGGCTCATATACAGGAATGCCAAAAAGTCCAACACATCCAATGAGGAGTTTAAGCTACTGCTCCTTAAAAAGGGCAGCCGATCTGATTCCAGCTACAGGATGTCTGCCACAGAAATTCTGAAAAGTCCTATTTTGCCGAAGTCTCCTGGAGAGCTGACAGCAGATGCCCTTCAAAGCATGGAAGAGTCTCCTCCCACAACAAGCTCTGATGCATTATCACCactctccccctgctcccccagggTCAACACGGAAGGATTCTCCTCCAAGAACTTCCCCATGTCGGCATCCTCGCGGGTGGGGCGGTCGCGGGCACCGCcggcagccagcagcagccggTACAGCGTGCGCTGCAGGCTGTACAACACCCCCATGCAGGCCATCTCCGAGGGGGAGACCGAGAACTCGGATGGCAGCCCCCACGATGATCGGTCTTCTCAAAGCTCTACATAGGCTGTGTGAGTGCCAGGACCCGGCTGCCAACACCACTCAAGATCTTAAGGATGTCAATGTAAGAAGCCAATGCTGtagcaatcaaaaaaaaaaaaaaagaaacaaaaagaagaaaaagagaacaatCGCAGGGCAATATCAATGGTTCAATGTGTTTGCGTTTGGAAGATGCTGGGGAAACAAAAGGACTACAGCTGTAGCTATTTATTACATTACATTTTCTAAAAGGATTAAGATATGCTATGcctgttctgttttcttttggcTTCATTTGGTTTATCCCACTCTCATTTCCATTGTCACTGTAGATGTCAAAGCTATTCACTTTTCCATAGAATTAAAGGTGactttgggtgggtttttttcccagaagctGCCCACCTAGAAACAAATCCCTCACTGTAGTGCTTCCCtagggagaaaacaaaacaaaaagaaaacgCTCTTGAGAATTGGTATTTTTCTACAATAAAATGAGCTGAAACAAACTTtagaaaaattaacaaaactTATGTAAATATCATATTTTTGATAACAATTTGTAAATAGAATTATCAAAAAGTGGATGTGGCAAACGATTTACTGCATAACAACTTTGTTTATAGAAGACAAATGAATTCAATTATAATAACTGTATTCTGTGAATACCATTTTCATATCAAACATAAAACATGGCCACTAATAACAACTTTCAGTGTGACAGGCCTGAAGGATGGCATTGAACTGTGGAAAGCAGGAGTTTTCCAACTTAGTTAAGGAAATGGAAAGGCTGACTGTGAAGGGATTAAAGAAACCATTTGTCTTTCTAAGGCAGCTCCAAAGAAGCTAACTGGAAATCACAGCTGGGAGGGTTACCGTGAGGATCGGTGGGGAAGATGAGTGTGTTTCTGACAGAACAAAGCTGGGTCTGATGCAAAGCCCCAAAGGGTCCCACCCCACAGCCTCCCCTGGACCTTTATGCTTGCAGGGATTGCTTCAGAAAGGATAGATGTGAGAGGAAACAGTATTTAACTTTCATACTCCTATTAGTCTATTGACATAACACAGTCATAACCTGGTACCTATAATCTTTAAACATGATTAGTTTCTGGTTCGTAAAGGAAACAAATTATAAGCATGCAAGAAGCGCTTTCGATTTATCAGTAAATATCTGCAATGAGTTTTCAGTGAAGCTTTCTCTTTGTGCTGATGAGATTCATGCTAcctaaatatttacaaaaatgaCACTGTGAAAACATAGCTGGGAAATAGGTATGTGTATGCATTATTTATATTCATTGCTGAGCTGAGAAGGGGAAAGCTCCAGTTCATTGTGCCAGCCATGTACAGTAGGGATTTTGTCTGGGTTTACCAGAAACACAGAACAGGGTGAGGGACTGGGTTGGGGTGGGAAAGGAGACAAATCCAAGTAGCTTCTTTGATACACATGAAGGCAGGGGATAAAAGCTGAATTACTTGAAATTACTTGAATATTCTCATCTTAAAACCACAAGAACCCATGAGTTGCTttatacttttaatttttaaacagaataaaaccaACAGGCCTGATTCTCCTTTGGGCCACCACAATTTCCACTGATGTAGCCCCATCTGGGCTACTTAGAGTACAAGGCCATCTTTATCCAAAACTCATGCAGTTGGTATTGGTTGCTGTAGGATACGGATAGGAACAGAGGAAAGGTTAGTGCAGAGAAAATAGTGAAGGAGGAATGGGGTGTGCAGTAGGACAGGTCAAGTAGGATGGCAGAAAGAACATTCTTTGGTACAAAGGAATTGCCTAAAAGATGGCTTTAAGCATAAGTAAAGGACTGGGAGGTGGGACGTGTGAATtagtttaggtttttttttttcttttgatcaTGTAATGCATAAAGCTGAGAGTTATTAAAAGAAGGCAGATCATGTTTTAAAGAGGAAGGTTCCACCTAAAACGCTTACAATTTCAAGAAGTCAAAGCAAATCAGAACAGTTTAACATATCAGAAATATAATTCCCCAGAAGGTCCACATCTGATTTTGTCTAGTGCTTACCACAAGACATGGATTATTCAGAGTTTCCTACTGTCCTCCTGTGTAGCCTGGTTGCATTCAGTTGATGAGATAGAGTCACTGTGCACGTGATAGGTATGTTGGGATGAGGGATGATCCATCAGTGGAAGGGCTGTAAAATTGtctaaaacagtttttaaaaagataatgGGAGAAagattttggaaacaaaaggCTAATCACATTACTAGTCTAGCTAGGAAAATAAGTCTGAATACAAACAAAGTGAATTAATGAGAATGTTTTAGGAGGAAATGTTTAGCATATGACAAACCACCTTCTGGAGAGTCTGAGAAAAGCTGGTTTAGATAATGGGCAGAAAATCCTTAGTTTGTCTTCTTCAGTCATTTTCCACAAAAATTTTTCCAGGAGCACTTTTACAAAATGTTTATTAAACTATTAGTCCTGAGTTCATTAGTCATTCAAAACAGTAAAGAGAATACAGCTGAATTGACTTTGATTATACCATTTTTTATTACCAATCAATAACTTCATAGACACtctaaataaatacatacacactaggggttttttttaactgaaataatGAGGCAATATTTCACATACAGAACAAACACAGAACAATCCCATTGGAGTATAGTCTccttttgcttaatttttaaatttatatttagcAGATTGAAACCCAATCAGAGAGATTCTAAATTCTCTATGAACAAGAGTTGAGAACAAATGTGGGAGTCAAGAGGAAAATGAATCGCGGGGAGACCTGTAGCATTCCAAGCGTGTCATTAAGGCACCAGAGGACAGGCCATAGAGCAAAGGGAGCATCACTCTCCTCTTGAGACAGGGTACAGTGCATCAGGTAACTGCTGAACTGTCATTTCAACCTACTGTTCTGTTGCTTGCACTGATATTATGAAAATTATTACTTATGTTATACAGCTGtgttctgaaaaatataatttccccttttcttctttgtttttttcttctttttttgcctgtttttgttgttgtggcAGCATAGAGGACAAGGGGTAGTTGTAGCAAATAAAGCATATGTTTGCTTTTGCCAAAGGTCAGTGATTGAGTGCATTTGCTGCAATGGTGGCAGATAAAGAAATACTGTAGGTTACGActtaaagaatttaaaaaaaaaattaagaaggtTACAGTGTAACTATTTTGGTACTAGCACCAGTTCATGCTGGCAGAAAAGACAATGGTTTATGGACTTGCAtccattttgtatttttgtaatatttgtAAATACAAACTTTTTAAATCGTTGCAAATATGGTTTCTTttgtaaaatgttttcaaagttTACATTAAATCCAAGCCTTTGTATATTTTAGAGCTGTGCAACACTTTAAgtcttgtatttatttttagtaaaaaCGGTGACAGTTTCATTGTGAACCCCTCTCAAAAAATGTGTTGGAAAAGTTTGATTACCTAGAAAGTGTGTATAGAAACTGCAAATAAACGTGACTGCAATTAAATCACATGTTCTCTTTACTTTCTTGTAATGAGATGTGAAGTCTAATCTACAGAGTACAAGTATGCTATTTCCCAAGGTCACCTTCAGCACATTACACATTTCAAACCTACTTAATCCTGCTTTCTCttcaactgatttttttttcataaactgaataaaggaaaatgtttctcCAAAATGTCACTGACTTTAAGTGCTCACCAGTATAACTTTGCCAGAATCTAGTAACTGCTGAATTTGCCTCATGGCTTTTACATGTAAGAAAAGGCTAAGAGAAAGAAAGCTGGGATGAAAAATGGTGGAGAGACCACTACCTtattttcagctggaaaaggaaacaaactgcAACACTTCAGACTCAAGACACAGAGAATCCAAGGGTTGGATCACATCAGATAAAGCAagctttgggaaaaaagggaggcATTCATAACCATATAGATTATGAATACAAACTTTGAAGAGCAAACActacttcatttttaaatggtTCAATATCAGGAGATTGAGATGTCAGGACATGGAAGCTAAATGTTTAAACAGCCCCTCACAGGTCTCTTTGAAAATGGATATGAAAATGTACATCATGAAACTCTGGTTTCAGCTGTCATCCTGTAAGTAGCCTCGAAACACTGTATTTGGTGCTTAAAAAACAGATATGGAAAAAAGGCTGAAATGTGCAGGTCTAGTGTTATAGAAAGTATGACAAAAGAGGAACTTTGGGGAGTGCTGCTGTAGGGCTATCTGCGATGATAGTTTGCAACAGTATGAGGATTGCCCCAATCATGTGGTACCCTTAGAGTAGTCTCCAAGCGTGACGCAGTTGGCATAACGTTTTACCAAATGGTCACATAGTTAGTGATTCTgtagataatttattttggtcTTGTGTACCtttcccatcccaaaaccaCAGGTAAGCAAGATTTGCAGGAAAAGCTTAGCTCAAAAGGGCAGACACAAGCTGATTTTCCATCTGCCCACTGTACATCTATATTTCTTCATGCTCAGTGAAGAAAAGACTAAACATTAGACTACATAAAATATACCCAGTGCTTTTTTATATATGCAAGGTGTCAGGTTCTAAGAGGGCAATCCTGGGCCACCTGATCTGACATAGACACAAAATGTTGGATCCGAGAAGGCAGTTGCAGACTGCCTATTCAGAGATATATTTGGGATATCCTTGAGCTAAATTATAGTGAAATAATGCCAAATAATCAatcaaaaaattttatttatggcAGCAATTATTTAAATCTTATGTCAGGTTAAACAGACTATTGCAGCAatgatttaaatatttctgaatagCCCATGGATTGACCTATTCAGGAGACgataaaaggaagaaggaaatcTACAAATGTGGATCCCACTATAgtctttcaaaatattattgCTCTCTCAGTATTCATTACCCTCTCATGCTGGATAGTACCAATCAAATAATAGTAAAGCCTAAGTGAAACTTGTTACATACCTGGTTGCAATTTCCTTGATCTTTTCAAGGACCATTGTCTTCATTAGGCTGCAAGAAATTTTGCCCATTCTTAGACCACCCTGGCAGTaaaattgtttccttttgttcctttttagTTTTAGAATTTTTTCCCGTAAGTTGCTAGGAAACACTAATGATTGGGTACTTCAGAGAAACAGAAGTGGCCAAGCACAGGAGACTAAGGCATCTGGTTGTACTTCTCTTATCTGGAAGTTTCTCTCCAAGGGGCGGAGATACCACGAAAATTGGGCTGATAAAagatggggctgggacagctgctgGCTCTGTCCCTCTCTCTCTCGGCTTCGGAGGAGAACGGTCGGAGCTGCTGCTTGGGGAAAGGAATTCGCTGCTGCCGCtggagcccagcccagagctgcttcttCTGCCGTGGGGTGAGCCTCTGCTTGTCAGAGCAGCCACTGAACTGGGACCTCATTAACACCCACCTCATTAAAGAGGGACCTACCTCATCTGCTCGGGAACCCAGGATCATGagctcagctctccctgcctgctgggagctgggctactgctgctctgcccctgctgcttcttcagcaCTGCTAAGGAATGCTACTTCCTGTAATAAAGGTTATTCTTTTGCCTTCTGAACCGAGTCTTTTCATTCCATCCCTGCCTCAACAGAGACAACCTTTTTATACCCTTTTGGGCCCAAgggggggtccctgtccccctccccattGGTTAGGTACTCAGGGACTTACACTCTCTCCTGATACCCTTCCCCCAAAACCGTTCCACTCCCTGGCATCATTCTTTGTCTCTTGG harbors:
- the NHS gene encoding actin remodeling regulator NHS isoform X5 encodes the protein MEEGREIRQKKVKSHPPEDEDTDVMLGQRPKNPIHNIPSTLDKQTNWSKALPLPTPEEKMKQDAQVISSCIIPINVTGVGFDREASIRCSLVHSQSVLQRRRKLRRRKTISGIPRRVQQEIDSDESPVARERNVIVHTNPEFPGSSNRRLGTRDSECQTEEILIAAPSRRRIRAQRGQSVVASLSHSTGNILVLADNGDAVFAATVSNRIRSRSLPREGARASEGHQDATTKNAGYEAEHFLVGQERIPKKGKELKQGSQECQPIGLTCPQHLHSPEHSISERGRSRLSRTVDSGSCEISSNSDTFGSPIHSISTAGVLLSSHMDQKDDHQSSSGNWSGSSSTCPSQTSEIIPPAASPPLTGSSHCDSELSLNTAPNANEDSNVFTEQFGDHTDKVRGHRASSFTSTVADLLDDPNNSNTSDSEWNYLHHHHDASCRQDFSPERPKADSLGCPSFTSMATYDSFLEKTPSDKADTSSHFSVDTEGYYTSMHFDCGLKGNKSYICNYAAPGSESGQTGSMTSSLADCAWQDCVSHRRQARQCISLKKPKAKPAPPKRSSSLRKSEGSTDLPDKKEPKIGGGQHVSHTAREMKLPLEFSNTPSRVEGPNLPAKQELPWPNQDDGGLKDAPFNTASIPSFKDEGAEQPHYADLWLLNDLKSSDPYRSLSNSSTATGTTVIECIKSPESSESQTSQSGSRATTPSLPSVDNEFKLASPEKLAGLASPSSGYSSQSETPTSSFPTAFFSGPLSPGGSKRKPKVPERKSSLQQPLSKDGTASVSKDFELPIIPPTHLDLSALHNVLSKPFAHRHQLHTFSHSKQSAVGEALQPSPPSALAITPSVLKSVHLRAVNKPEGVKHKGSTPDLLCIQETTLMATEVSPGKMRPLLSKKPVSRQYSTDEAIMLYIDTSPAEAGPGKPLLEKSSSFSGQNSCEREVVTSASTGLVEIKPGKEQTHLAAEHLADSSLNQTCAIPSDGFQKGSAVPTSDDETKKPVQGAEIVHDLQQVQAQQELSVGSEGKVEAAPVDESPAQAEGPATTYQLKHEPDVSHHVPGNISFEAEMATVDSLSEEGCKQENDITSGIPTKSASDDSRADETVGGADEPSLKESSPSDESIMSPLSEESQADTEDVFVSPNKPRTTEDLFAVIHRSKRKVLGRKDSGDLSVRNRLRASSGTSSQPPTSSTLPTSNMPPASNVGTPISSQRSPGLIYRNAKKSNTSNEEFKLLLLKKGSRSDSSYRMSATEILKSPILPKSPGELTADALQSMEESPPTTSSDALSPLSPCSPRVNTEGFSSKNFPMSASSRVGRSRAPPAASSSRYSVRCRLYNTPMQAISEGETENSDGSPHDDRSSQSST